A single window of Paenibacillus sp. FSL H8-0537 DNA harbors:
- a CDS encoding aldose epimerase family protein, which translates to MGKTEVGEAIYLYSLTNSMGMQASIMTYGGIMLSLKTPDRNGIFEDIVLGYPTLKEYINTGNKSYFGAIIGRYANRIANGRFTLDGTTFQLSVNDNPNTLHGGKCGFNKKVWKAEEIYQNGSVALSLSYWSKNGEEGFPGNLDVNVIYTLTDSNELKIDYAAVTDTTTVVNLTQHNYYNLAGEGNGNILGHILTLHADRFTPVNPSLIPTGKVQSVEGTPLDFRKSTPIGARIHSSYPQMKYANGYDFNYVLNGNKHPMIYAASVYEPTSGRVMEVYTTQPAVQFYSGNQLDGSVMGKRGRAYPPYAGFCLETQHYPNSPNEPDFPSTELLPGHLYRQSSIYKFSVM; encoded by the coding sequence TTGGGTAAAACAGAGGTCGGTGAAGCCATCTATTTATACAGCCTAACGAACAGCATGGGCATGCAAGCTTCAATCATGACATATGGCGGCATCATGCTTTCGCTTAAAACGCCAGATCGCAACGGCATTTTTGAAGATATTGTTTTGGGCTATCCCACGCTGAAGGAGTATATCAATACCGGCAATAAATCTTATTTCGGAGCAATAATCGGACGCTACGCCAACCGAATTGCAAACGGGCGCTTTACGCTTGATGGCACGACCTTCCAATTGTCGGTTAATGACAACCCCAATACGCTGCATGGCGGCAAATGTGGCTTTAATAAAAAAGTTTGGAAGGCAGAGGAAATCTATCAGAACGGCTCGGTTGCTTTGTCTTTAAGCTATTGGAGCAAAAATGGCGAAGAGGGCTTTCCTGGCAATCTTGATGTTAACGTCATTTACACTCTAACGGACAGCAATGAACTGAAAATTGATTATGCTGCCGTAACAGATACAACGACGGTTGTAAATCTAACCCAGCATAACTATTACAACTTAGCCGGCGAAGGAAACGGAAACATTTTAGGTCATATTTTAACGCTTCACGCCGATCGATTTACACCCGTTAATCCAAGCCTTATTCCGACTGGAAAGGTTCAAAGTGTGGAGGGCACTCCCCTCGACTTCCGCAAATCGACACCCATCGGAGCCCGAATCCATTCAAGCTATCCGCAAATGAAATACGCTAATGGCTATGATTTCAATTATGTACTAAACGGCAATAAGCATCCCATGATATATGCGGCCAGCGTTTACGAGCCCACATCAGGCCGAGTTATGGAGGTTTATACGACCCAGCCAGCTGTTCAATTTTATTCGGGCAACCAGCTTGATGGCAGCGTTATGGGCAAACGAGGAAGAGCCTACCCGCCTTATGCAGGCTTCTGTCTGGAAACGCAGCATTATCCGAATTCTCCCAACGAGCCGGACTTCCCCAGCACAGAGCTGCTTCCGGGTCACCTTTACAGACAATCGTCCATATATAAATTTTCCGTCATGTAA